One stretch of Nitrospirae bacterium YQR-1 DNA includes these proteins:
- a CDS encoding flagellar hook-length control protein FliK: MNDTNAINLQGAGEQVQGRQNGVKHISDDDTPNKFDTVFKRALNDRQRTASDKNTSEDRKSISPDKNTSEDRKSISSDKKVSDDNENTAQAGSMSASMMAMNLFGVGVVTDFSTAVVEDTGVNSALNGRLSGIMPEAANPQKAANTENPADMLKQGEAEANVADFPTVSEAKNEAGKGASIKELLINSTDDNETPELPDTLNAAKLNTNEFEIMAEEAVQNDAGNSRYEKLQNNKTEGNPGIEQMFNQDLTAKTHQQTTGTAPHAVSTEGNVPKAIQLNEHVFSVNKLSDTSIEVRLEPDGLGSVKIQLNIEKGTLHADIRASDEAAKVIIEKNLNDIVKALTQEGLTVGDFSVSLKDKGSQDGNGKQQGNDGKKGLDGDSQEAEITSVNRYSTSDDGLINIFA; this comes from the coding sequence ATGAATGATACTAATGCGATAAACTTACAGGGAGCAGGGGAACAGGTGCAGGGGCGCCAAAACGGAGTTAAACACATATCTGATGACGACACTCCAAATAAGTTTGATACTGTTTTTAAAAGAGCACTTAATGACAGACAACGTACCGCCTCAGACAAGAATACTTCTGAGGACAGGAAAAGCATTTCCCCAGATAAGAATACTTCTGAGGACAGGAAAAGCATTTCCTCAGACAAAAAAGTTTCCGATGATAATGAAAACACGGCTCAGGCAGGTTCCATGTCGGCGTCTATGATGGCAATGAACCTCTTTGGAGTCGGAGTCGTAACAGATTTTTCCACCGCTGTGGTGGAGGACACCGGTGTGAATTCAGCTTTGAACGGGAGACTTTCCGGAATCATGCCTGAAGCAGCGAATCCACAAAAGGCTGCAAATACTGAAAATCCGGCGGATATGCTTAAACAGGGAGAGGCTGAAGCTAACGTTGCTGATTTTCCAACTGTATCAGAGGCGAAAAATGAGGCCGGCAAAGGGGCATCTATAAAGGAGTTATTGATAAACAGCACAGATGATAATGAGACTCCTGAGCTGCCGGACACTCTGAATGCAGCAAAACTAAATACCAATGAATTTGAAATTATGGCGGAGGAGGCAGTACAAAACGATGCCGGCAACAGCCGGTATGAAAAACTACAAAACAATAAGACTGAGGGCAACCCAGGCATAGAGCAGATGTTTAATCAGGACTTGACGGCAAAGACACATCAACAAACTACCGGCACGGCGCCTCATGCGGTAAGCACTGAGGGAAATGTTCCCAAAGCTATTCAACTAAATGAGCATGTCTTCAGTGTAAACAAGCTAAGTGATACTTCAATAGAGGTGCGTTTGGAGCCGGATGGTCTGGGCTCTGTCAAGATACAGTTAAATATAGAAAAGGGCACTCTTCATGCCGATATAAGAGCCTCTGATGAGGCGGCGAAGGTTATAATTGAAAAGAATCTGAATGATATAGTAAAAGCTTTGACTCAGGAGGGGTTAACGGTAGGGGATTTTTCAGTTTCACTAAAGGACAAAGGAAGCCAGGACGGCAATGGTAAACAACAGGGTAACGATGGCAAGAAAGGTCTTGACGGTGACTCTCAAGAAGCGGAAATTACATCCGTAAACAGATATAGCACATCAGATGATGGTTTGATAAACATATTTGCATAA
- the fliJ gene encoding flagellar export protein FliJ, which produces MARVDTLKRILQVKEYQKSEAEIELQRAWKVLRTEQDTLAMLERLLADNTAVLDKKKTSRNINVYELTLYYDYIESLYKKIDKQNKVIIDKTAEVEKRQAELTEAYKEMKTVEILKDRVVKDEQKKSERQAQREMDFIYLSRLPRY; this is translated from the coding sequence ATGGCCAGAGTTGATACGCTTAAGCGGATTCTTCAGGTAAAGGAATATCAGAAATCTGAGGCCGAAATTGAGCTCCAAAGAGCATGGAAGGTGCTGCGTACCGAACAGGATACACTTGCGATGCTGGAGAGACTCCTTGCCGACAATACCGCTGTTTTAGACAAAAAGAAGACTTCCAGAAACATTAATGTTTATGAGCTTACCCTTTATTATGATTACATAGAGAGCCTCTACAAGAAAATTGATAAACAAAATAAAGTTATAATAGATAAAACGGCTGAGGTAGAAAAAAGGCAGGCTGAATTGACAGAGGCGTATAAAGAGATGAAAACAGTTGAGATATTAAAGGACAGGGTAGTAAAAGATGAACAGAAAAAGTCGGAAAGGCAAGCCCAGCGTGAAATGGATTTTATATATTTATCAAGGCTCCCTCGCTATTAG
- a CDS encoding flagellar basal body protein, giving the protein MITSLWTAVSGMSTNSTSLGVVGDNIANMNTTGFKASRASFGDVLSQSLVGVAGGGAGWEGLSC; this is encoded by the coding sequence ATGATAACATCTCTTTGGACGGCAGTTAGCGGTATGAGCACAAACAGTACGTCATTAGGTGTTGTGGGTGACAATATAGCAAACATGAATACAACCGGTTTTAAAGCAAGCAGGGCGTCATTTGGTGACGTACTGAGTCAAAGCCTGGTAGGTGTAGCGGGGGGGGGGGCAGGTTGGGAGGGGCTCTCTTGTTGA